A region from the Bacteroidota bacterium genome encodes:
- the bla gene encoding subclass B1 metallo-beta-lactamase, giving the protein MIKKVFCFLLVIVIGFLAINPIFGQTKQRIDINKDIQLHYLQDSIYVHVTWDSIENFGRFSSNGMIIIKKGQAIMIDTPMDNDKTEKIATYLKDSLNVDLVKLIIGHFHDDCLGGLGYIQSKEIESVANSRTIDLCKKNNLLIPSTSFSDSLMIDFNGEKLICRYFGAGHSPDNITVWIPSNKILFGGCLVKSANSRGLGNLSDAVVKDWDSTIKKIIINYPEIRTIVPGHGDIGDIELLYHTIRLVEIERTK; this is encoded by the coding sequence ATGATTAAAAAAGTATTTTGTTTTTTGTTAGTTATTGTGATTGGGTTTCTTGCAATAAATCCAATATTCGGGCAGACAAAGCAACGAATTGATATTAATAAAGACATACAGTTGCATTATTTGCAAGATTCAATTTATGTGCATGTTACGTGGGATAGCATAGAAAATTTCGGACGCTTTTCCTCAAACGGAATGATCATCATAAAAAAAGGCCAGGCAATCATGATTGATACGCCAATGGATAACGACAAAACTGAAAAAATCGCGACCTATCTTAAAGATTCGTTGAATGTTGATTTAGTTAAATTGATCATCGGTCATTTTCATGATGATTGCCTTGGCGGATTAGGATATATCCAAAGTAAAGAAATTGAATCTGTTGCCAATTCAAGAACCATTGACTTATGCAAAAAAAATAATTTACTCATCCCCTCAACCTCATTCTCCGATTCGTTAATGATAGATTTTAATGGCGAAAAGCTTATTTGCAGATATTTTGGAGCAGGGCATTCGCCTGATAATATCACCGTTTGGATACCCTCAAATAAAATATTGTTTGGTGGTTGTTTAGTAAAATCAGCTAATTCCAGAGGTTTAGGAAATCTTTCCGATGCAGTGGTAAAGGATTGGGATTCAACTATCAAAAAAATCATCATCAATTACCCGGAAATCCGAACAATCGTTCCGGGGCATGGGGATATTGGCGATATAGAATTATTATACCATACCATCCGATTGGTTGAAAT